The DNA segment GACTTCATCATAGTCAGGGTGGCTCGCAACCAACACATTATTATTAAGTACTTTCTTGACAATGAGCATGACGCAAAAGCCCCCTCTAATCCTAAAAAGACTGTTCTCATCATACGAAACGAGACAGCGTTCGTCAATCCTGTTGTTCCTTTGTTTGATCCATATATGGTTAGGGAATCCTTTGAGATAGACTTATAATGAAAAATGGAGGTGACCGAATGAATTATGTGATTATAGGCGGGGATGCTGCTGGAATGAGTGCGGCGATGCAAATTGTACGAAATGATGAGGATGCAAAAGTGACGGTTCTAGAGAGTGGAACGTATTATTCGTATGCACAGTGTGGCTTGCCGTATTTACTTAGTGGAGTGGTTGAAGAAGCTGATCAGCTCGTGGCACGTAATGTTGAGACCTTCCGCGAAAAACATGGAATTGATGCGCGGGTGAATCACAAGGTGACAGGTGTTGATCCAGAGCAAAAGACGGTACGTGGCGATGGATTTGAGGTTTCCTACGACAAACTATTGATTGCAACCGGCGCCAGACCTGTTGTACCTGACTGGGATGGAATGAATCTTGGACGGATCCATACGCTAAAAACGATTCCTGATGCGCTCGAGATTATGAATAACCTAGGAGAAGATGTGAATCACGTGACGATTGTTGGTGGCGGTTATATCGGGCTTGAGGTCGCTGAAAACATGGCGTTGCTCGGTAAGAAGGTGACGATCATTAATCGTTCGGAGCGATTAGGCGCTGACTTTGAAAAGAGTATGTCCTCTCTTATTCAAGAGGAAGCCACGAAGCACGGCGTAGAGCTTATATTAGGAGCAACGATCACAGGATTTTCTGGAGATTCAGATGGAAATGTTCAGACTGTAAAGACCTCGGAGCAGACTCTTCAAACAGATCTTGTGATTGTGGCTGTTGGTGTCACACCAAATACAGACTTCTTAGAGGGAACAGGCATCCATTTCTCACCACAGGGAGCAATCAAGGTTAATGCCTACCTGGAATCAAATGTACCCGACATTTATGCCGCCGGCGATTGTGCCACTCAATATCACAGATTAAAGAAAATTGATGATTTTCTTCCGCTAGGTACACATGCTAATAAACAGGGTCGATTAGCGGGCCTTAACATGATTGGTCACGCGCGTGCGTTTCAAGGAGTTGTTGGGACAGCGATTATGCAATTTTTTGACTTAACGTTAGCACGAACAGGTCTTTCTTCCAGAGAAGCGCAGGAGCTTAAGTTTCCATGTGCCGTCTCTGAAACAGAAACCTCAACTAGTGCAGCCTACCATCCGAATGCCGAGCGGATACATAGCTTACTCGTCTATCACCGCGATACGGAACAGGTACTCGGTGGTCAATTCATCGGTAAAACCGGTGTCGA comes from the Alkalihalobacillus sp. FSL W8-0930 genome and includes:
- a CDS encoding FAD-dependent oxidoreductase encodes the protein MNYVIIGGDAAGMSAAMQIVRNDEDAKVTVLESGTYYSYAQCGLPYLLSGVVEEADQLVARNVETFREKHGIDARVNHKVTGVDPEQKTVRGDGFEVSYDKLLIATGARPVVPDWDGMNLGRIHTLKTIPDALEIMNNLGEDVNHVTIVGGGYIGLEVAENMALLGKKVTIINRSERLGADFEKSMSSLIQEEATKHGVELILGATITGFSGDSDGNVQTVKTSEQTLQTDLVIVAVGVTPNTDFLEGTGIHFSPQGAIKVNAYLESNVPDIYAAGDCATQYHRLKKIDDFLPLGTHANKQGRLAGLNMIGHARAFQGVVGTAIMQFFDLTLARTGLSSREAQELKFPCAVSETETSTSAAYHPNAERIHSLLVYHRDTEQVLGGQFIGKTGVDKRVDVLATALYYSVTMEQIENLDLSYAPPYNSVWDPIQQTARRR